The DNA region CGAGTGTGGAGCCCAGCCGGCGTCAGAGTTCCTTCTCGTAGATGCGATAGGTCTTGTAGACGCGTCCTCCCAACGCCTTGATCGTATTGTTCATCACCGTGTTGCTCTCCAGGATCCAGGACATCTCCACTTCCGTGTACCCGCGCTCCAGCGCGGCCCGGCCCATCTCATAGTACAGCACGGCGTCCACGCCCCGGTTCCGGTAGGGCTCGATCACTCCCATGGCGAAGGCCCGGATCAACGTCACCCGGCGGCGGACCTTCCAGTGCCAGAGGAACTTGAGCAGCGTCCACCACTCCGGCACACCCGGCCGGGGGTAAGCCAGCCTCAAGGGCTGGTTCAGGTCCGGCAACGGCAGGATAACGCCGATGGGGCGGTCGTCGGCCTCGGCGATGAACACCGTGGCCGGGTCGATGATCTGCTTGAGGTTCTCCGCCAGATGCTCGATCTCCGCGTCGGTGAGCGGCACGAACCCCCAATTCCGGGACCACGCCGAGTTGTAGATCTCTTTGACCCGCTCGATCTCCTCATCCAGCCTCTTCATATTAATGGGGCGTACCGTGAAGTCCCCTCTCTTCTTCACCCTCTCGACCACCCGGAGCAGTTTGGCCGGGGCCTTCTCCGGGTGTTCCCGAAAGATCTCGATATCGATGTAGTACGCCCAGAGGTCCTGGGCCTTGCGAAAGCCGAATCGCTCTACGAACTCCGGATAATAGCGAGGATTATAGGTCATCAGGATCACGGGTGGGGAGTCGAACCCGTCCACCAGCATGCCGACCTCATCGTTGGTGCTGAAATTGGCGGGGCCTCGGATCGCGGTCATCCCCCGCTCTTGCACCCATTCGCAGGCGGTGGAGAGCAGGGCTTCGGCGACGGTGTAATCCTGGATCGTCTCGAAGAAGCCGAAGAAGCCGACCTGCTCGTTGTGGAATTCGTTGTGCCGATGGTTGATGTGCGCTGAGATGGTGCCGACGACGTCCCCACCTCGCTCAGCCAGGAACAGCTGGCAGTCCATGTGCTCGAAGGAGGGATTGCGGGCGGGGTCGAGGAACGCCTTGCGCTCGCTGATCAGGGGGGGAACCCAGTTGGGGTCTCCCTTGTATACCTGCCAGGGGAAGGTGATGAACTTCAGGCGCTCCTCGGGGGTGTAGATGGGACGTACGCGAACGGCTTGGTCGGACACGGGACACCTCCAGCAGGAATGGAATGGGGGATCGTTCGTGACCTGCTGGCGTCGGGTCCTGATGGGGTCAGGGCCCGGCGCGGGGGAGGGAGCACCCGCCTCCCCGGCGGACCGAACCATCCCGGAGTTTGCCCAGAGCCCGAGGTCGCAGCGTTGCGAGGTGGGCATCTCGGCGGTGAGGAATCACCCTGAGGCATAAGCCGGCGGGGTGATCGGTTGCCCCGTTCTGATTCGCATCGGGCCATCCTGATTATACCACTTTTGGGGCGGTATGACACCCACTTGTATTTTTGGGTAGTGTATCCTTTTCGGTGGAGATGCTGTGGGGAGGCTTTGAGGGGCGCAGCCCCTCAAAAGAAACCACTTTGTTTCAGCCCCTTACCTGCCTTGCCCGGTTTGGTCCACCCGAATCAGGCCGGGAAAGGGCAGGTTCCGAGCTGAAAAGGGAATATTTTGGTGGAGGGGTGGCCTCCACTCCACCCCTGAGGGCTTGCAGTGGGCGTCGTGGGCTGTTCCGCGAAATTTCCACCATTTTGGATACACCGCCATCGTCAATAGGCGTTTGACATACACCCCGGTTTCATAGTAAGATTATCTGGGGAAGGTAGTGTTTTGGAGGGTTTTTGATCGATTGGTAAATTGAGGCGCTCCCTGGTTTTTGAAAGTGTTTCCCTTCGATGGTCGCGCCAGGATCTTCTGCAACTCGGCGAGCTGGGGGAATCGCCGTGGCTCTTGTGGGTTGGCCCCGATCTCATCGTGGAGTGCATCGACCATGTTGACGAACTTAGGCCGGCAGCTCCTGTCCGGCGTCCTCACCTCGATCGCGAACTTTATTCGCTGGACCGGGATCTCCCCGAATCTGGTGACGTTCATCGGCTTATGCCTGACGGCGGTTGCCGCCGTATTGATGGCTCAGGGGCAGTTCCTGGCGGCGGGCATCGTGTTATTCTTCGCGGGCGCCCTCGATGCGTTGGATGGTGCACTGGCGCGAGTCACCGACCGGATCAGCCGATACGGAGCGTTCCTGGACTCCACGCTGGATCGATATTCGGAGGCGCTCAGCCTCCTCGGATTGCTGATCTATTACATTCGACTGGGTGGCGAGCTGGAGATCATCCTGATCTACGTCACCATCATGGGATCGTTCCTGGTGAGCTACACCCGCGCTCGCGCGGAGGGGGTGGGGGTCTCCTGCAAAGTGGGCCTGTTCACCCGTGGCGAGCGTTGGGGGACGCTGGTTTTGGGCTTGTTGTTCAATCAAGTCGGACTTGCTTTGTGGATATTGGCCATCCTCGCCAATATCACCGCGTTGCAGCGCATCTATGCCGTGTGGCGGGCTACCGGGGGGGAACGCGGCGGCTGACCGGCCGTGGTGTAAGAACCCCCTGAGCGATGGGTGATGAGAAACTGCTCTGGGTGGGGCGTGCAGTTAGACCTGGGAGCGTGATCTGGCTTAGATATACCGTCGGGCGAACCACTTGAGAAGGTGTGGTCGAGCCACCCGAGGCCGTTCGGGCGCATGGGGCCGCTGGTGGGTGAGCGTGCCGTGATGTCGCCTCTGTAACCTGGCCTTCGGATCCGTGATGGCGTATCGAGGCCGATCCGTGTCCCGCGAGAACGAAAACCCCGGTCATGCCAGTAAACGACACGGAAGTACTCGAGCAAGCCAAAGCCTTCGACCCGGCGGCTTTAAGCGTCATCTATGACCGCTACGAAGGCCGAATCTACAGCTACATCTACCATCGCGTTGGCGATGCCCAAGTCGCCGAGGATCTTACCGCGCAAGTGTTTCTGCGTATGCTGGAAGCCATACAAAGCGAGAACGCTTGGCGGTCCTCCTTCTCCGGCTGGCTCTATCGCATCGCGCACAACTTGGTCATCGATCACTATCGTCGTCGCGCTCGTTCCACCCATATCTCCCTGGAAGACGCTCCGACGATCCCCGCAGAGAACATGGACCCGGAGCAGACGGCAGAGCGTCGCTTGCAGGGAGAGCGTGTGCGGAGGGCCCTCAATCGGCTAACGGAAGAACAGGCCCAGGTCGTCAGTCTGCGCTTTCTCGAGGGGCTCAGCATCGCGGAGGTCGCGCAGGTCACTGGCAAGACCGAAGGCGCCGTGAAGGCATTGCAGTATCGGGCGATCATGTCTTTGCGTCGCTTACTGGATCGTGAATCATGAACGAGAAACTGAATCTGGAAACGATCTTCGCCGAGTGCGTCGAGCGGGTGATCGAGGGGGAGAGCGTGCAGGCATGCCTGGACCGATACCCGCAGCACGCCGATGATCTGGCCCCGCTGTTGGAGACGGTGCTGTTGGTGCAGTCCATGGCCGAGCCGGTCCCGCAGCGATCGCCCGCGGCGAGGGCGAGAGCCCGAGAGCGATTCCTGGCCAGGGCCGAGGAGATGCGCGCCCGGGCCAATGCCCGGGAGCAGTTCCTGGCTGCTGCCGAGGAGATGCGCGCCCAGACCGCTGGGACCCGTGAGCGGCCGCCTCAGCCCGTGACGCGCGTGCGAAGGCCCGAGGCGGCGCGCGAGTCCCGTCGCGTGAGCTGGATCGACTGGCTCCGGGGACGCCTGGTGGTGCGCTACTTGGTGCCGGCGCTGGGCGCCCTCCTGCTGATCGTGCTGATGGTCCGCGGCACCGTGATCGCCTCCGCCAATAGCCTGCCCGGTGATACTCTCTACCCAATCAAGTTGTTCACAGAGCGTGTGCAGCTGCTCCTCGCTCCTGAGGAAGAACGGCCGGTCATGGAGGCGAAAATAGAGAAGCGCCGCGTCGAGGAGACTGAGATCATCTTAGAAACGGGACGTCAAGCTACTTGGTGGCTTTATGGGGTCATCGAAGACGTAACGTCTCGTACTATTCAGCTCCATCGGTTTACAATTCAATTGCCTGAGAACACTTTGATTAAGGGGATACCTCAGAAAGGCAAGAAGGTACGGGTTCAGGTTTATGCTCCGGGAGATGGTCGACTGCTGGCTCAAGAGATAGAAGTGATGGGATGGCCCACACCCACACCCACACCGACGGTGGCGCCGGAGCCGACCAGCAAGCCTACCGTGGCTCCTACGCCCGTCTGGAAGCCCATTCAGCAGCCTCGGTCGTCCGGGGCCGGTGGCGCTGTCCCGGTCAAGCCGACGCCCACATCATCCATGCGGCGCCGAATGCCCACGCCGACGAGCACGCGGGCGCCCGCTTTGGAGGGCGAGCCGACGCCCACCGTCCCGGCCACCGTGGAGCGGATGCCGCCGGCGCGTGCCACCTCGGATACGGGGCAGGTGCCCGGGCCAACGCCAAGCGGGACGGTGGTCACGGTCGCTCCGCCCACGCCTACGGCCTCACCTCCCGCCGGGACGCCGGAGGCCACGCCAATGACGCCCACGCCGGAGGCGACGGCCCCGACGCCCGTGGGAGAGGAGACGCCCGAGGCCACGCCGGTGACGTCCACGCCGGAGGTAGTGGTGCCCACACCGACGGAGGAGGGGACCCCTGCACCGCCGGCCACCGCGACCCCGATCGTGGTGACGCCGGCCACTCCGACGCCGACCAGGATGCCTCCGCCGACTCGCGTCCCGCCGGGGGCGGTGGTTCCCACCCCCACGCCGGCGGCGCCTCCGACCGTGGCGATCCCATCCCCGACCGTGGAACAGGCGCCGGCCCCGACGGCCGAGCCGACCCGGGCGCCGTTGCCCTCGGAGGGGAACGTGGCGCCCACGGCCACACCTGCGCTCAGGCCAGCGCCCTCCACCCCGTCGTCACCACCGCCGACCCGGGTCCCGCGGCGGTAGCTCCTTGGAGGCGCGGTCGTAGCCCATGGGGCCAACTTTACGTCGCATGGCACATGCGTCGCCCCTATGGAATCCCGTCACCTCCTGGAGGCCGGAATTCATATGTTGCTTTATCTGGGCGAAGATCAATAATGCAAGAACAGGAGCATCTTTGGGGGTAGTGAATCTTTTTCGGTGGAAATACAGCGGGGAGCTTTGAGGGGTGCAGCCCCTCAATCTTGGATACACTACCTCTTTGGGGATGGAGTAGCCGAAGGTACTGCCTTCGGCTACTTTGTGTCTGTGAGGGATCTCTCTCAGAGCGTGTCTGAAAATTTACCGGCAAGATGTTTTGAGGGGGCTTCCTCAACGACTAGCTCCACAGGGGGAGGTGTGGAGGGGTCCTCCTCTCCATGGGAAACCCACTTTTCCGGCCTGCACCTGCCTTTCTCGGCCCTTTCCGCAGGATCCAGGCCGAGGCCAGGCAGGTCGAGGGCAAAAGATGGGCTTTTCTGGAGGGGCTCCGCCCCTCCGGGCCTCCTCCCAGTAGAAGCAACAGCATTTTTCAGACACACTCTCAGACTTGAAGATCCACAGTGAAATCACTGTCCTGCTTTCTGCTCGTGCTGGCGACGCAGGAAGTTCAGCACGATGGGGTCGATGCGATCGTCCTCTCGTAGCCGTTCCTCCAGGTTCTCCACGCCGCCGTACTCCCTCAGCGCTCGCGCGGTCGCCTCGTCGTATACGCCGGTGATGGGGCCGTCGTAGTATCCCAGATCCCGCAGCTTCTCCTGGATCTCCCGGGCCACTTCCTCCGTGATGGGAAGCAGGGCGTCCTCGTCCGCCTTCTCGAAGTACAGGCGGAAGAGGTCGAGAAGCCGGGCCAGCTCGTCAATCGGCTTCGGGTGATCGTCCACGCGCAGGTCGATGTAGCGGTCGTTGAAGCCGCCGTACCCTCCATCGGGCTTGACCACCAGCAGCGCGGCCGATTGTTGGCCTCGGCGGTCGCCGCCGGCCCGCTGACCCGCCGCCAGCGCCGCGAGCAGCCGGTCGGCCAGGGCGCCGGAACTGGCCTCGAACGTCTCCGCCATCGCGTCCACCGTCTCCGGTCCCACCAGGATATTCCCCTGGCAGGCATAGTTGGGCCCGGTTCGCCCCCCTGCCCATGCCAGACACTCGTCGCCGGTGAAGGTGGCCGCCCGGCCCTGGGCGTCCACGATCCCCACCTGGCGTTGGGCCCGGCCGGGATCTTCCGCCACGATGGTGTCCAGCGCCTCCTGGGCGGAGAGCCCTTGTGCCATCAAGGCCAGGGCCTTGGGGCCATAGCTGGTGTTGGCGTAGGATTGCGTGGCCACCGCCCCGACGCCTGCCTGCGCCCAGGGCACCACCGCTCCTACGGCCAGGAACTTGGACTGCACGGCGATCCCCCACTCCTGTGCGGCGGGATCGTAGGCCACGATGGAGAAGGTTGCTACGGGAACGTGCGTCTTCTGGGTCATGCTCTCACCTCGCTGCCTCTCGCTGATGGGCTCGATTATAGCACAAACTTGACGAAACCTTTAACACGGATTAGAATGGCCCGCATGGACGCGCCCTATGCTGAGGGGCGCGTCTGCATGAGGAGCGGTACAGTGTTCGAAACGCTGTCGGACAAGCTACAGGACGTCTTCGATCGCCTGTCCAGCCGGGGGCGCCTGACCGAGGCGGATGTGGACGCCGCGCTGCGTGAGGTGCGGCTGGCGCTGCTCGAAGCCGATGTGAACTTCCGCGTGGTCAAGGACTTCATCGGCCGGGTGCGTGAGCGCGCGGTCGGCGTGGAGGTGATGCGCAGCCTGACGCCCGCGCAGCAGGTGATCAAGATCGTCCATGAGGAGCTGATCGCGACGCTGGGCGAGCCGGGTCGGCTGGATCTCTCGGGGTCGCCGCCGATCGTCATTATGCTGGTGGGGCTTCAGGGCTCCGGGAAGACGACCACGGCGGGCAAGTTGGCGCTGGCGTTGCGCAAGTCCGGACAGCGGCCGTTGCTGGTCGCGGCGGATACCTATCGCCCCGCCGCGATCACCCAGCTGGAGGTGCTGGGCAGACAACTGGATATCCCAGTGTACAGCGAGGGCGTGGAGGCTTCGCCCCCGGACATCGCGGAGCACGCGCTGCGTCACGCCCGGTCGGCAGGCAACACCGTGGTGATTCTGGACACCGCGGGGCGCCTGCAGATCGACGAGGCGATGATGGAGGAGCTGGCGGAGATCAAGCGGCGCGTGAACCCGCGTGAGGTGCTGTTGGTGGCCAACGCCACCACCGGCCAGGAGGCCGTTCGGGTGGCGGAGGGCTTCCATCAGCAGGTGGGGCTGACTGGGCTGATCCTCACCATGGTGGATGGCGACGCTCGGGGCGGCGCGGCTATCTCCATCCGGGCTGTCACCGGCGTGCCCATCAAGTATCTGGGCACGGGCGAGAAATTGGATGCGCTGGAGCCGTTCCATCCGGACCGCCTGTCCTCCCGCATTCTGGGCATGGGCGATGTGCTCAGCCTGATCGAGCGGGCGGAGCAGACCATCGATCGAGATCAGGCGGAGGAGATGGGGCGTCGCCTGATCAAAGGGGAGTTCGATCTGGAGGACTTCCTGACCCAGCTCCGAGAGATCAAGAAGCTGGGTCCGCTCAGCCAGCTATTGGAGATGGTGCCCGGCTTCTCGCGCATCAGCAAGGACCTGGCGCCCGAGGTGACCGACCAGCAGATGAAGAAGCTGGAGGCCATCATCAGCTCTATGACGTTGGAGGAGCGGCGCAATCCGCAGATCATCAACGCCAGTCGGAAGCGCCGCATCGCGCGAGGGTCCGGCACGACCGTCCAGGATGTCAATGAGCTGCTCAGCCAATTCCGGCAGATGCAGCGCATGATGAAGCGGTTTTCCCGGAAAGGCCGGGGTCTGGGGGATCTCGGCAGCCTGACAGGGTTGTTCCGATAGTGGTATTGCCGAGGGAAGTTCGGCCGATCACCTAGTGCAAGAAGGAGTTCGAGGGGAGAGCATGGTACGAATTCGACTGCGTCGTCAAGGCGCGAAGAAGAAACCGACCTATCGGATCGTCGTCGCGGACAGCGAGGCGCCGCGCGATGGGCGGTTCATCGAGGTTATCGGGTTCTACAATCCACGCACGGAGCCGGAGACCTTCCATATCAACGTGGAGCGCGCGGCCTACTGGCTCAGCGTGGGCGCCCAACCCAGCAAGCCTGTGGCCCGACTTCTGGCCAAGACCAATGCCCTGGATTTGGCGGCGGAGCTGAAGGAGCAGGCGAAGGCTCAGAAGCAGGCCACAGAGGCGGCCTGATGTGGCCCATGCCCCGACCGCTCGGCGGGATGGGGTTTGAGCCGCCTGCCGTCAGGAGGCAAGCATGAAAGAGCTCGTTGCCTACGTGGCCAAGAACCTGGTCAATGACCCTTCGCAGGTACACGTGGTGGAAAAGGGCCGGGGGCGCTCCGTCGTCCTGGAGCTCAGCGTGGCCCCCGAGGACATGGGACGGGTCATTGGCAAGGGTGGTCGCGTCGCGAACGCGATGCGGGTGTTGTTGCGCGTGGCGGCGATGCGTCAGGGAAAACGGGTGACGCTGAACATCGTCGAGCCGGAAGAGGGATGAGCGTATAAGGGGCCAGCCGGGCTTCGGCGAGGGATGAGATTCGGGCGCGAGAGGCGGAGCTGCCTTGGCGCCCCACACGGATGACGTGCCGACTCCTGAACGGCGGGAGGCTGCGATTTGTGCGCCCCCGCCGCTTCGCGTTTGAGTGCTGGACGTCCCGTTGCGATGCTCGCCGGACCTCGCTGGCGGCCCCATGGGGGAGTGGCTCGGCACATGCGACGCATGTGGCAGGGCGAGGCGTGTCTCACCCTGCCAGGATAGACGAATGGTAGAGCGCATGGCCGTGCGCGCTTACCTGGCATCCAGCCCCGCGGGGCGGGCGGAGGGCAGGAAAACAGGTGGCTGGGAAGGGGCCAGCCCTTTGGGGCTATCTCGAGGATGCAGATCACGCTTGCGTATCGCCTAAATGGACGCCTGGGGGGCACCCCCCGCAATGAATCCGGCGATTGAGGATCGGGGCTTATGACGAAGACATCGAAGCGACCGGAGTTCCTGGCCATCGGACGGATCATGGCGCCGTTCGGCATACGCGGCGAGGTCAAGGTGGAGATCCACACGGATTGGCCTCACCGTTTCGCCCTGCTCGATCGCGTGTACGTGGGCGATCCGTCGGCCCGGGCGTTGCGGGAGACCAAGATCGAGAGCGCCCGCCTGCATAAGGGCCAGGCTCTCCTGAAGCTGGCGATGTGCCCGGATCGCAACGCGGCGGAGGCGCTGCGCGATCAGTGGCTGTTCGTGCACCGCAGCCAGGCCATGCCGCTGGGGGAGGACGAGTATTATATCCACGAGATCGTCGGCCTGGAGGTGTGGGAGGGAGAGCGTTGTCTCGGCCGTGTGGTCGAGGTGATCGAGACCCCGGCCGAGGCCAATGACGTCTACGTGGTACGCGGGGAACAGGGCGAGATCCTTCTCCCCGCCGTTCGCCATGTGGTCCTCAAGGTGGATCTGGAGGCTGGGCGCATGGAAGTCGCCCTGCCGCCCGGGCTGGAGGAGGCCACGCGACGGCAGGGATGAAGCCCGGAGGGCGTGGAACGGCTTTGTCCCATCCCCCGTTTTTCACGTATGACTGCAAGGGTAGAGGGCGGGCGGCGTTCAGGGTTGCCGTCCCGAGGGGATTTCATTACATCTGTCTTGACAAAAGGCATCCTTTCGAGTATGCTTGCGCCGTCATCCGGGCCGGAAAACGGCCGGGTGGCGATGATCGCCCTCGCGTTCGGGAGGCTCTCTTGTCCGACTTGGGCTACTGGGTGGGATTCAATCGGGTACATGGCATCGGCCCCCATCGGCTTCGGGCGCTGCTGGATTATTTCGGCGATATCGAGAGCGCCTGGCATGCCCCGGCGGATGCCCTCCGCAGGGCGGGCCTGGACCGCCGCTCGCTGGAGAACCTGCTGACCACCCGGTCCACGCTTTCTCTGGACGATGAGATCGCCCGTATTGAGCGGGCGGGCGTGCAGGTGCTGACGTGGGAGAGCCCCGACTACCCGCGTAACCTGCTTCAGATCTACGATCCGCCTCCCGTGCTCTACGTTCGGGGGGAGTTAACCCCGGAGGATGAGTGGGCGGTGGCCGTCGTGGGCACGCGACGGGCCAGCGCCTATGGCCGTGAGGCGGCCCGCCGCCTGTCGGAGGATCTGGCGCGCAATCGTGTAACCGTCGTCAGTGGCCTGGCGCGCGGCATTGACGCGGTGGCGCATCGGGCCGCGCTGGAGGCGGGGGGGCGCACCATCGCCGTCCTGGGGTCGGGCGTGGATGTGATCTATCCCCCCGAGCATCGGCGTCTGGCCCAGTCGATCGCCGAGAATGGTGCCATCCTCTCCGAGTATCCGTTGGGCACCAGGCCGGAGGGGGGCAACTTCCCGCCGCGCAATCGGATCATCAGCGGCCTCTCCAAGGGGGTGATCATCGTGGAGGCGGGCGTGCGCAGCGGCGCGCTGATCACGGCGGACTTCGCGGCCGAGCAGGGACGTGATGTGTTCGCCGTTCCGGGAAGCATCTTCCAGCGCGGCAGCGTGGGCACGAATCGCCTGATCCAGGAGGGTGCCCATCCGGTGTTGTCGGCATCGGATGTCCTGGAGGCGCTGAACCTGGAACAGATCGCCGAGCAGGCGGAGATGCGGGCCGTCGTCCCCTCGGATCCCGCGGAGGAGCGGCTGATGGCCCATCTGGGCGCCGATCCGGTCCATGTGGACGATCTGGCCCAGGCGGCCGGGTTGCCCATCTCGGTCGTCTCCAGCACGCTGGCTCTGATGGAGCTGAAGGGGATGGTGCGGCAGGTGGGCGGCATGAACTACGTGTTGGCTCGGGAGACCGGCGTCGAGTACCGCATCGACTGAGTCGAGGAAGAGGGAGCATCTTTCGGGTTGCGTTGGGAATCTCTGTGCGAGGAGGGTGAAGATGTACTTTGTGATCTTGGCAGGCGGGGTCGGCAGCCGGCTGTGGCCGCGTAGCCGCCGGCAGATGCCCAAGCAATTCCTGAACATTACGTCGCCTGAACGCACCATGTTGCAGGAGACTTATGAGCGGGTGGCCGACATGGCGCCGGCAGATCACTTCGTCGTGGTCACATCCAAGGCATATGCGCCCACCGTGCGAGAGCAGTTGCCCGAGATCCCGGCCGAGAACGTGCTGGGCGAGCCCGCGGGGCGTGGCTCGGCCCCGGCCATCGGCGTGGCTGCCCTCTTCGTGCGTCGCCGGGATCCGGAGGCCGTGATGGCGTGCCTCTCCGCCGATCATTTCATCACCCGGACCGATGAGTTTCGGCGGGTACTGCGGGTGGCGGAGGCTGCAGCCCGGGAGGGGCACCTGGTCACGCTGGGCATCCAGCCGTCCTACGCCGAGACGGGCTATGGGTACATCGAGGGGGGGGATCCCCTGATGAAGGTGGACGGCGTGGAGGTTCGCCGGG from Chloroflexota bacterium includes:
- the ffh gene encoding signal recognition particle protein, whose protein sequence is MFETLSDKLQDVFDRLSSRGRLTEADVDAALREVRLALLEADVNFRVVKDFIGRVRERAVGVEVMRSLTPAQQVIKIVHEELIATLGEPGRLDLSGSPPIVIMLVGLQGSGKTTTAGKLALALRKSGQRPLLVAADTYRPAAITQLEVLGRQLDIPVYSEGVEASPPDIAEHALRHARSAGNTVVILDTAGRLQIDEAMMEELAEIKRRVNPREVLLVANATTGQEAVRVAEGFHQQVGLTGLILTMVDGDARGGAAISIRAVTGVPIKYLGTGEKLDALEPFHPDRLSSRILGMGDVLSLIERAEQTIDRDQAEEMGRRLIKGEFDLEDFLTQLREIKKLGPLSQLLEMVPGFSRISKDLAPEVTDQQMKKLEAIISSMTLEERRNPQIINASRKRRIARGSGTTVQDVNELLSQFRQMQRMMKRFSRKGRGLGDLGSLTGLFR
- a CDS encoding CDP-alcohol phosphatidyltransferase family protein, producing the protein MLTNLGRQLLSGVLTSIANFIRWTGISPNLVTFIGLCLTAVAAVLMAQGQFLAAGIVLFFAGALDALDGALARVTDRISRYGAFLDSTLDRYSEALSLLGLLIYYIRLGGELEIILIYVTIMGSFLVSYTRARAEGVGVSCKVGLFTRGERWGTLVLGLLFNQVGLALWILAILANITALQRIYAVWRATGGERGG
- the dprA gene encoding DNA-protecting protein DprA, with translation MKPGGRGTALSHPPFFTYDCKGRGRAAFRVAVPRGFHYICLDKRHPFEYACAVIRAGKRPGGDDRPRVREALLSDLGYWVGFNRVHGIGPHRLRALLDYFGDIESAWHAPADALRRAGLDRRSLENLLTTRSTLSLDDEIARIERAGVQVLTWESPDYPRNLLQIYDPPPVLYVRGELTPEDEWAVAVVGTRRASAYGREAARRLSEDLARNRVTVVSGLARGIDAVAHRAALEAGGRTIAVLGSGVDVIYPPEHRRLAQSIAENGAILSEYPLGTRPEGGNFPPRNRIISGLSKGVIIVEAGVRSGALITADFAAEQGRDVFAVPGSIFQRGSVGTNRLIQEGAHPVLSASDVLEALNLEQIAEQAEMRAVVPSDPAEERLMAHLGADPVHVDDLAQAAGLPISVVSSTLALMELKGMVRQVGGMNYVLARETGVEYRID
- the rpsP gene encoding 30S ribosomal protein S16 — encoded protein: MVRIRLRRQGAKKKPTYRIVVADSEAPRDGRFIEVIGFYNPRTEPETFHINVERAAYWLSVGAQPSKPVARLLAKTNALDLAAELKEQAKAQKQATEAA
- a CDS encoding sigma-70 family RNA polymerase sigma factor; protein product: MPVNDTEVLEQAKAFDPAALSVIYDRYEGRIYSYIYHRVGDAQVAEDLTAQVFLRMLEAIQSENAWRSSFSGWLYRIAHNLVIDHYRRRARSTHISLEDAPTIPAENMDPEQTAERRLQGERVRRALNRLTEEQAQVVSLRFLEGLSIAEVAQVTGKTEGAVKALQYRAIMSLRRLLDRES
- a CDS encoding DUF1028 domain-containing protein, translating into MTQKTHVPVATFSIVAYDPAAQEWGIAVQSKFLAVGAVVPWAQAGVGAVATQSYANTSYGPKALALMAQGLSAQEALDTIVAEDPGRAQRQVGIVDAQGRAATFTGDECLAWAGGRTGPNYACQGNILVGPETVDAMAETFEASSGALADRLLAALAAGQRAGGDRRGQQSAALLVVKPDGGYGGFNDRYIDLRVDDHPKPIDELARLLDLFRLYFEKADEDALLPITEEVAREIQEKLRDLGYYDGPITGVYDEATARALREYGGVENLEERLREDDRIDPIVLNFLRRQHEQKAGQ
- a CDS encoding KH domain-containing protein; this translates as MKELVAYVAKNLVNDPSQVHVVEKGRGRSVVLELSVAPEDMGRVIGKGGRVANAMRVLLRVAAMRQGKRVTLNIVEPEEG
- the rimM gene encoding 16S rRNA processing protein RimM, producing MTKTSKRPEFLAIGRIMAPFGIRGEVKVEIHTDWPHRFALLDRVYVGDPSARALRETKIESARLHKGQALLKLAMCPDRNAAEALRDQWLFVHRSQAMPLGEDEYYIHEIVGLEVWEGERCLGRVVEVIETPAEANDVYVVRGEQGEILLPAVRHVVLKVDLEAGRMEVALPPGLEEATRRQG
- a CDS encoding N-acetyltransferase: MSDQAVRVRPIYTPEERLKFITFPWQVYKGDPNWVPPLISERKAFLDPARNPSFEHMDCQLFLAERGGDVVGTISAHINHRHNEFHNEQVGFFGFFETIQDYTVAEALLSTACEWVQERGMTAIRGPANFSTNDEVGMLVDGFDSPPVILMTYNPRYYPEFVERFGFRKAQDLWAYYIDIEIFREHPEKAPAKLLRVVERVKKRGDFTVRPINMKRLDEEIERVKEIYNSAWSRNWGFVPLTDAEIEHLAENLKQIIDPATVFIAEADDRPIGVILPLPDLNQPLRLAYPRPGVPEWWTLLKFLWHWKVRRRVTLIRAFAMGVIEPYRNRGVDAVLYYEMGRAALERGYTEVEMSWILESNTVMNNTIKALGGRVYKTYRIYEKEL